From Chryseobacterium gallinarum, one genomic window encodes:
- the tnpA gene encoding IS200/IS605 family transposase, which produces MPQSLVKNYIHIVFSTKYRNDFIDEKIEKELYSYIAVLCKDFESTALQIGGTDNHIHILCRLSQKIALMKLIQEIKAHSSKWIKTKGEKYENFFWQNGYGAFSVGEKDIYTVKNYIKNQRQHHQTQNFKNEMIEILEKHNMEYDEKYLWD; this is translated from the coding sequence ATGCCACAATCATTAGTTAAGAATTACATTCACATTGTATTCAGCACAAAATATAGAAATGATTTTATTGATGAAAAAATAGAAAAAGAATTGTATTCATATATTGCAGTCCTTTGTAAAGATTTTGAAAGTACAGCATTACAAATAGGGGGAACGGATAACCATATCCATATTTTATGTCGTCTTTCTCAAAAGATTGCATTAATGAAATTGATCCAGGAAATAAAGGCACATTCTTCAAAGTGGATCAAAACAAAAGGTGAAAAGTATGAAAATTTCTTTTGGCAGAATGGCTATGGGGCATTTTCTGTTGGTGAAAAAGATATTTACACGGTAAAGAATTATATAAAAAATCAACGGCAGCATCATCAGACACAAAATTTTAAGAATGAAATGATTGAAATATTAGAAAAACATAATATGGAATATGATGAAAAATATCTTTGGGATTGA
- the trpB gene encoding tryptophan synthase subunit beta, producing MNYRNPDENGYYGEFGGAFIPEMLYPNVDELQKNYLEIIESEDFQHEYQDLLKNYVGRATPLYFAKNLSAKYQTSIYLKREDLNHTGAHKINNALGQVLLAKRLGKTRIIAETGAGQHGVATATACALLGLECIVYMGEIDIRRQAPNVARMKMLGAEVVAATSGSKTLKDAVNEALRDWINNPVTTHYVIGSVVGPHPFPDLVARFQSIISKEIKEQLYEKMGRENPDYVIACVGGGSNAAGTFYHFVDEKEVKIIAAEAGGLGVDSGKSAATTFLGTLGVLHGSKSLVMQTADGQVIEPHSISAGLDYPGIGPFHANLFKEKRAEFFSINDDEALQSAFELTRLEGIIPALESSHALAILDKKKFNPNDVVVICLSGRGDKDMETYLKEIRS from the coding sequence ATGAATTATAGAAATCCCGATGAAAACGGATATTATGGTGAATTTGGAGGTGCATTCATCCCTGAAATGCTGTATCCGAATGTTGATGAACTGCAAAAAAACTATCTTGAAATCATTGAGTCTGAAGATTTCCAGCATGAGTATCAGGATTTGTTAAAAAATTATGTGGGAAGAGCCACTCCTCTTTATTTCGCGAAAAATTTATCTGCAAAATATCAAACTTCTATTTACCTGAAAAGAGAAGACCTTAACCATACAGGAGCCCACAAGATCAATAATGCATTAGGCCAGGTTTTATTGGCAAAACGCCTCGGTAAAACCAGGATTATTGCAGAAACCGGGGCCGGGCAACACGGTGTTGCTACTGCAACAGCCTGTGCTCTTCTTGGCCTGGAGTGTATTGTTTATATGGGTGAAATTGATATCCGGAGACAAGCTCCGAATGTAGCGAGAATGAAAATGCTGGGAGCTGAAGTGGTAGCCGCGACTTCAGGATCGAAAACACTAAAAGATGCCGTCAATGAAGCATTAAGGGACTGGATCAACAATCCTGTTACTACCCATTATGTCATCGGAAGTGTGGTAGGACCTCATCCGTTTCCCGATCTTGTAGCAAGATTTCAGAGTATTATTTCAAAGGAAATAAAAGAGCAGCTTTATGAAAAAATGGGAAGGGAAAATCCGGATTATGTAATTGCCTGTGTAGGTGGCGGAAGTAATGCTGCAGGAACATTTTACCATTTTGTGGATGAGAAGGAGGTTAAGATTATAGCTGCTGAAGCCGGAGGTCTGGGGGTAGATTCAGGGAAATCTGCTGCAACAACGTTTTTAGGAACTTTAGGTGTGCTTCATGGAAGTAAAAGTCTTGTGATGCAAACGGCAGACGGCCAGGTCATTGAGCCCCACTCTATTTCTGCCGGTCTTGATTATCCGGGAATCGGACCATTCCATGCAAATCTTTTTAAAGAAAAAAGGGCAGAATTTTTTAGTATCAATGATGATGAAGCTTTACAATCAGCGTTTGAACTTACCAGGCTGGAAGGTATTATTCCTGCTTTGGAAAGCTCTCATGCTCTTGCCATTTTAGACAAAAAGAAGTTTAACCCCAATGATGTTGTAGTTATTTGTCTGAGTGGCCGTGGAGATAAAGATATGGAAACCTATTTAAAAGAAATTAGAAGTTGA
- a CDS encoding GNAT family N-acetyltransferase, whose amino-acid sequence MKYQIKTINELTEKEIEHILQLWNISAWNGMKSAYFQSFFKDSEFHFLLDSHKEITAAIRLNFDFALEISGKTYSFAEAVGLVSAHERKGYGTGLVQVFKENVTQRRLETIGFCHTGLRPFYQKCNIEILYDKARAIKEKAGSGWISSEDDDILIFNVSKERKEQLGKLSTQNNAYLISKE is encoded by the coding sequence ATGAAATATCAAATTAAGACAATAAACGAGTTAACAGAAAAGGAAATAGAACATATTCTGCAACTTTGGAATATCTCTGCCTGGAACGGGATGAAATCAGCTTATTTCCAAAGTTTCTTTAAAGATTCCGAATTTCATTTTCTGCTTGATTCCCATAAAGAGATTACGGCAGCCATTCGGCTTAACTTTGATTTTGCACTGGAAATTTCCGGGAAAACCTATTCTTTTGCAGAAGCAGTCGGACTGGTTTCAGCCCATGAAAGAAAGGGATATGGTACGGGTCTCGTACAGGTTTTTAAAGAAAATGTAACCCAAAGGAGGCTTGAAACGATAGGATTTTGCCATACCGGATTGCGACCGTTTTATCAAAAATGTAATATTGAAATTCTCTATGATAAGGCTAGGGCTATTAAAGAAAAAGCAGGTTCCGGATGGATCAGTTCTGAGGATGACGACATTCTTATTTTTAATGTTTCAAAAGAAAGAAAAGAACAGCTCGGTAAACTGAGCACACAAAATAACGCTTATTTAATCAGTAAAGAATAA
- the trpA gene encoding tryptophan synthase subunit alpha: MKKLNIYFTAGIPQLENTTEIIQLIQDSGADMIEIGMPYSDPVADGPVIQQAHELALQNGMTIEKLFAQLKTIKNEIRIPVILMGYINPVLSFGFERFCKECSESGISGLILPDLPPIEFEKNYQQILKKYDLNFIFLVTPETSDERIRYLDSLSSGFLYAVSSSSTTGNDNAVLKNENYLSRLAGLPLKNPVMIGFGIKSKEDFENVTEQADGGIIGTAFVNILLRDTNWKKNAIDFIHSIKA; the protein is encoded by the coding sequence ATGAAAAAACTAAACATATATTTTACAGCAGGTATTCCCCAACTGGAAAACACCACCGAAATTATACAGCTTATCCAAGACTCCGGAGCAGATATGATTGAAATCGGTATGCCTTATTCTGATCCTGTGGCAGATGGCCCTGTCATTCAACAGGCTCATGAACTGGCCTTGCAAAACGGCATGACCATAGAAAAACTTTTTGCACAATTAAAAACCATTAAAAATGAGATCAGAATTCCGGTTATTCTTATGGGGTACATTAATCCTGTTTTAAGTTTTGGCTTTGAAAGATTTTGTAAAGAATGTTCTGAAAGTGGCATTTCCGGGTTAATTCTCCCGGACCTCCCTCCTATTGAGTTTGAAAAAAATTATCAACAGATCCTGAAAAAATATGATCTTAACTTCATCTTTCTGGTAACGCCTGAAACATCTGATGAAAGGATCCGGTATCTTGATTCTTTAAGCTCAGGTTTTTTATACGCCGTAAGTTCTTCTTCAACCACCGGAAATGATAATGCAGTTCTGAAAAATGAAAATTACCTTTCGAGACTGGCCGGGCTGCCTCTTAAAAATCCAGTTATGATCGGATTCGGGATTAAATCAAAAGAAGATTTTGAAAATGTTACAGAACAGGCAGATGGAGGGATTATCGGAACGGCCTTTGTGAATATTTTACTAAGGGATACAAACTGGAAGAAAAATGCCATAGATTTTATCCATTCCATAAAAGCTTAA